The segment GACTGAGTGCGCGTCGCCCTCGGCCAGCGCTGGATAGGGCGTTTGACCAAGGTAGATTGGTTGCTTGGGATCTTGAATATCTAAGATAATCACGCCGCCATCCCAGTACGAGAGATAGGCGCGTTGGCTGTTGCTGCTGGCCCGCACGCTATGCAAAAAGATCCCTGGGAAATTACCACGCGTTCGATCAGCATAATCAAGCACTTGCCAATCGGGCTTTTGATCAATACCCCAACGGCTGAGCATGGTTGGTTGGCTAGGGTCGCTAATATCGACAATCCACAATTCGCCACGATCTTCGGGCTTGGGCGTTGTGCCAAAAGCGTTATTGGTGGGCGCAGCAAGTAAAGCCAAGGCTTGACCACTCGCCGTAATTGTTACATCGAGTTCATGTACGCCAAGATTGGTTTCAAAACGAGCCAATTCGAGCGGCGTAGTTGGATCGGTGATATCCAAAATTTGAATGCCTGGCTTAGTTGCCTCGCGGCAGGGCTGAATCCCCAAGACCGCAATATCCTGCTCGCCAATCCGCACCACATCCATATCTTCGAGCGAGGCATTTTTGACGCTTGGTGAATAGCCTGCCAACTCTGGATTAGCCGGATCGCTCACATCAATTAATGTAATTTGATTTTCGGCGGGGCATGAGCCAGGCTGCGAACCAAGCAACACCAAATCGTTATACAACGTGAGATCAGCATGGCGACCGCTAGTTGGTGGCTTAAGTCGCAAGCTGCCAACTTGCTCGAAATGTGGCCCAGTGATGCTTGGGGTTGCAGTGGCAGCGGGTCGCGGCGTTTTCGTTGGATTTTGATTCACGCCATCTTTATCAGAGCGAGCTTGCTCGCCAGCTTTGTTAATTGTTGCAGTTGCAGGAATCGCTGTCGCATTTTGATCGGCACAGGCAGCGATTAGGATTAAGCAAATTGCCACGCTAAAATAACGTGACCAACGTTGAAACAGCATTTTGTCTCCTCTCATTACAACTGCTAAGCACTGGTTGGCAGTTGTTGGTGCATAAATTGATAGAGTGTCCGAACGAATTTAACTGGCTCCTCGAATGGTGGGCAATGGCCGCTGCGTTCAAAGTGAATCAAGGTTGATTGTGGCAAGTGCTCATGTAAATATTCACCAACTTTGCCTGGGTAAAGCCAGCTTTGCGAGCCATAACACAACAAAATTGGCACATCCATACTTGCCAACAAATCACGATAATCGCGGTCGGCCATATCTTCGGCCAACGGCAAGAGCGCCTTACGATCGTAGTTGCGGCGATAGGGCGAGGTCAACCAAGTGGCAAAGCGCAACAGGGTGCGATTAGGGTGCACAACACCCATTGCAAAACGGCGCAAGACTCGTCGCTGTTGGCTCTCAAACAGTTGGCGCATACTAGTGATATGGTCGGGTGTGTAGGCTCCGAACAAACCCATGGTCCATTCTGTGCTGGTTTGCATACATGGAGTTTGATCGACCAGCACAATGCTTTTGAGATTAGCGACTCCAAATTGCCGTGCATATTCAAAGGTTGTTAGGCCGCCCATTGACCAGCCGACGATCGTTGGTTTATCAAGTTTGAGGTGTTCGATCAATTGATGCAAATCTTTGGCTAAACGGCTGATCGTCAGTTCACCTTGGCCTGGCGTGCGTCCGTGGCCGCGCAAGTCGATTGCGATACAACGATACCAACGGCGCAGGGCGGTGGTAATGCCAACCCAGTGCGAGCCAGCGCTCGTCCAACCATGGATAAAAATGATTGCGGGTTTTTGGCCGCCAGTGTCACTATAAAAAATCGGGTTTTGATCATCGGCAAGAAAGCTCGACATAGCATCCTCCATAGTTTAATGATGTTTCGCGGCCAGCAAGATCGATTTGTGACGTTATTTGACACAACCGTCAACTATACTCAGCTCAAAACCAAGCGGGTCGTGATAGAAAACGCTGGGATGAGTATTAAACGATGAACTGGAGTACAAACGATGGAACAGGAAGCTTTAGTTACCCGCACCTACCGCGCTGCAATTCGCTCTGGAGATGATTATATAACGATTGAAGAAACAATTGCACTCCCTCCAACGGCTGATGATGCAGCAATCAGTCAAGCGGTTGAAACTGGCTGGCGTATTTTTCGGGCGCAGCAAGCGGCAGTTGAGGCGCAAATTAGCGCTTTGCGCGATGCTCACCCTGCGACAACCACGCCACGCATCGCCGACCCCGATTCGCCTGCGAGCGACAAACAACGCTCCTACCTTGAGTATTTGATCAATACCTTGGCGATTAACGATGGTCAGATGCAAGCAACCTTGCAAGAACACAACGCAACCTACGAAACCCTGACCAAGGGCCAAGCTTCGGAAATTATCGATGGCTTGAAGCAGCAATTAGATCAAAAGCCCGCAGCCAGCCAAGCGAGTGCCTCGGCCAGCGCTAGTGCCAGTAGCAGCACCACGAGCAACATGCTCGATTCGACTGCTAGCGAGCCACCAGCCAGCACGCGCCAATTGGCAGCATTGCAACGGGTCGCAGGCCAACAAGGCGTTGATCTAAGCGCTGAAATTCGCCAACGCTTTGGCGCACAACAGCTTGATGATCTGTCAGTCAACGAGGCAGGAGCGTTGTTGCAAGAACTGCAACAACGCAGCATGCGCCGCTAAAAGTCCTATCCGTGGCTAGCTTAAATGGATAGTGAAACAATGACTAATGGCTAGCCGAAAAATTCGCAAACGTAGCATCTAGATATGGGCAACTGAGTAAGTACATTAAACCGGAGGAACACCAATGAACGTTAAAGGAACCGTAAATCGCGTTGAATTGATCGGCTGGCTGGGTGGCGAACCAACCCAACGTTTTTTACCATCGGGAGTTGGGGTCTGTGATTTCAGCGTAGCAACCAAACGCTTTGGCAGCAAAGATGAACAAGGCGAACAAACCTTCGACACTGAATGGACAACCATCGAAGCTTGGAATGGTTTAGGCGATATTTGCCAAGATCGTTTGCACAAAGGCAGCCGGGTGCGGGTGGTTGGTAGCTTGCATACCCGCTCGTGGGAAGACAAAGAAAATGGTCAGCGTCGTTCCAAAACCGTCGTTCGGGCCGATGAAGTGCTGTTTCTCGATGCCTATGGCAACGACGAATAGCCAAGGCAAGCCAAAGCCCTCAGCAAAACTGCTGAGGGCTTTGATGTTTGGAGCCGCATGTCGGACTTGAACCGACGACCTACCACTTACAAGGCGGTTGCTCTACCAACTGAGCTAATGCGGCTTAACGCGAGTCATTATACGCATGAATCGAGGTTTGGTCAAGATGGATATTCGGGGAGCGGTTGTTGGGTTTGGATGATTGGTTGTTTGTATAGGGTCGATGAAATTAAGAATTATTGACTATACCTCGATTCGCACTTTTAAGATTTTCGCTGTTTTATGGTTAAATAGGCTTATTTAATGGTGCTTGATGTGCTTTGGATTTGATAGTTTTTGCTGCCTCCCTGTTGACAGAAGTGGATAGTTGTGGCACTGTACTTCACGCCGCACGAATTCCAGATCGTGCCTCAACGAGGCCACCTAAAGCGACGCTGCCCCAGTACACGTCAACTTTGAACTGATTCGCCGCGTTTTGAATGCGTCGGTTGGTGGCATAGTGTGAACTTTTAAGGAAAACCCTATGGATCATAAATTGGTGATTGTTGAGTCGCCAGCCAAAGCAAAAACTATTCAAAAATATCTGGGTGCTGGCTATCGCGTTATGGCGAGTATGGGCCATGTCCGTGATTTGCCCAAGAGTAAAATTGGCATTGATATTGACAATGATTTTACCCCTGTCTATGAAATTAGCGAGGGCAAAGATAAGCTCATTGCCGAATTGAAGCGTGAAATCAAGACTGCTGATGCCATCTACCTCGCAACCGACCACGACCGCGAAGGCGAGGCGATTGCTTGGCATATTTTACAAGCAGCCAATATTGGCAAACGTAAGCCGGTCTACCGTATTACCTTTAATGAAATTACCAAGGATGCGATTCAGCACGCCATTCGTAACCCACGCGAAATTGATGCCAACTTGGTCGATGCCCAACAAGCGCGACGGGTGCTTGATCGCTTGGTCGGCTATAAAATTTCACCAATTTTGTGGGCCAAGGTGCGACGCGGGCTTTCGGCTGGGCGGGTGCAATCGGTTGCCGTGCGTATGGTGGTTGAGCGTGAGCGCGAAATCGAAATCTTTGTGCCCAAAGAATATTGGACAATTGAGGTCGATTTATCCCCAACTGGGCTGAAGAAACTTGGCAAGCATGATATTTTTCGGGCAATTTTGCACGCTCGCAATGGCAAAAAGCTCGATAAATTTGCTATTCCCAGCAAAGATACTGCTGATGCAGTTTTAGCCGCTTTAGAAGGGGCAAATTATCTTGTTGGTACGGTTACCCGCAAGGATAAACGCCGCTCGCCAGCACCACCATTTATTACCAGTACCCTGCAACAAGAAGCCAGCCGCAAGCTTGGGTTTAGCTCTAAACGCACCATGCAAGTGGCGCAAAAACTGTATGAAGGGGTCGATATTGGCGGCAAAGATGGCACAGTTGGTTTGATTACTTATATGCGTACCGATTCAACCAACGTTTCAGTTGATGCCCAAACCGAGGCTCGCACGCTGATCACTGAGTTGTATGGTAAAGAGTACGCTCCCGCCAAACCCAATATCTACAAAACCAAGGCTAAAGGTGCTCAGGAAGCTCACGAAGCGATCCGCCCAACCAGCGTGGTGCGCCGCCCTGATCAATTAAAAGCAGCGCTTGGCCGTGATGAGTTTCGGCTTTACGACTTGATCTGGAAGCGCTTTATGGCTTCGCAGATGGCGGCGGCAATTTTCGATAGCACTAGCGTCGATATTGGGGCTGGAGCCGGAATCAAAACTGCTGCTGGAGCGCCATTTACCTTTCGCGCAACTGGCTCAGTGCTCAAATTCAATGGCTTTTTGGCAGTCTACAACGTCAGCCTCGACGAAGGTGACGAAGACGAAGACAAAGAGGCCTTGTTGCCGCCGCTGAATGAAGGTCAAGCCCTCGATTTGCATGATCTATTCGGCGAGCAACATTTCACTACGCCACCACCACGCTATACCGAAGCAACCTTGGTTAAGCAGATGGAAAGTGAAGGGATTGGCCGCCCATCAACCTATGCGCCGACGATCTCAACTATCGTTGCCCGTGAATATGTTGAGTTGGTCGAAAAGAAATTGATGCCCACCACCTTAGGCCGGGTTGTAACTGACTTGCTGGTTGAGCACTTCAAAGATATTGTCGATTACAACTTTACTTCGGATATGGAACAGCGGCTTGATGATATTGCTGAAGGCCAACGGCGTTGGGTGCCAGTGCTGCGCGAATTTTACGATCCGTTTGCTGTGCGCTTGCATGCTGCCGAAACCGAAATGCGCAACGTCAAACGCGAAGAAATTAAAACTGAATTGCCATGCCCCCAATGTGGCACTCATCTGGTGATCAAATGGGGCCGCAATGGCGAATTTTTGGCTTGTTCGCGCTATCCTGAATGTAGCTGGACAGGTGATTTAGAGCGCGATGGCGATGGCGGGATTCATATCGCTTCGCAGCCTGAAATTTTTGGCAACACTAATTGCCCAGAATGCGACAACCCAATGAGCCTCAAAAAAGGTCGTTTTGGGCCGTTTCTCGCTTGTAACAACTACCCAACTTGTAAAGGTATTCGCAAGGTACGGGCACAAGGCAAAGATTTTGTGGTGATTCCGCCGCCCAAACCAACCGAAGAGAAATGTCCCAAATGTAACCGCCCAATGGTGCAAAAAGAGGGCAAATTTGGGCCATTCTTATCGTGCACCGGCTACCCTGAATGCCGCTCGATTGTACGATTAACGCCCAACGATGCCCCAACCTGCCCACAATGTGGCGAGGGTAAAGTCGTCGCCAAACGTGCGCGTGGTGGCCGTACCTTCTTCTCTTGCACGCGCTACCCCGATTGTACGTATGCCAGCAATGCCTTACCTGTGGCGGTTTCCGAAGAAGTAGCCTAAGTTTTTTGCTTGACGCAAGGTTTTATCGTATCTCGATAAAACCTTGCGTTGCTGTTTAAAAGGAGCTGATGGTGATCAAGCATCTAGCTGAGGCGTTGCGTTTTCTCACAATCTTGCCAATTCCAGGCAAACCTGCGCTCAGCGAACAAGCCTTAGTCCGTTCGATGGTGGCTTTTCCACTGGCTGGCACGCTGATTGGCGGTTTGGTTGTGGCGACATGGTTTGGGGCAACTTGGCTGTGGGGCGCAACTACTGGCAGTTTATGTGCAATTCTCACCTGGGGGGCGATAACCAGCGGCTTGCATTTGGATGGCATTGCTGATAGTGCCGATGCGCTGTTTAGCTGGCGTTCGCGTGAGCGTAAGCTCGAAATTATGAAAGATAGCCGAATTGGCACGATGGGCGCAATCGCATTAATTAGTATTTTGCTGCTGAAATGGCTGTTTGTGCTTGGTTGCGGCGATCTTGCTTGGCGAGCATTGATTGTTGCGCCAACGCTTGGCCGTTGGGTCGATATTATCGGGATTTTTTGGTTTCCGCCTGCGGCTGAAGGGGGGCTTGGGCGCACATTTCACGACCATACGCGACGCAGCGATTTTTGGTGGGCGACGAGCTGTGCTGGTTTGGTTGCGACGGGGTTGCTCTGGTGGTGGGCTGGGCTAATTTTTGCCGTCGTGATTGTGGCTATCATCATCATTGCCCGTTGGATGGTGCGCTCGTTGGGTGGCTTAACTGGTGATACCTATGGGGCGCTTTGTGAAATTGCCGAAATGCTGGTGTTGGCAGTGGTGGCAGCTTTAGTTAATCATCAAGTGCTTTAAAATACCACCGCGCCATCAAAGCTTGGCGCGGGTAAGTACGAGAATTCATCGCTGAACTCGCTTCTGCTCGGATATGTGTACGGCAGTTGTTAGCAAATGTTGCAGCAAACTCAAAAGATCGTAACTTTTCAAGCTACGATTGCAAAAACTAGGTTAATTTGGACTGTGGTTCGACGATTATGGTAAGCGAGTGATGATTTCAATAGTGATCAAGCACGATTCACCGATTACCATTTTGCCTTCAAGCTGAACTTTTTAGCCTAACTTGACGACCGCTCCCACATCATCGTGAACAATAATGGTCTCCGCAGTATAATTTTCTGGCACTAATGCCTCTTCCAATTTTGACGCACAATCGCCCGTGCTTGTTTAAATGAATAATGGCATCATGAGCAGTGCTCACAATGCCATTATGCCGAAACTCTCGTCAAGCAAGGTCACTACATTTTGATTTTATGACCCAGTTTTTTGAGTTCTTCGCCAGCAATCACATATTTCTGAATTTCGTTGGTGCCTTCAAAAATCCGCGTGACCCGAGCATCGCGATACATCCGTTCGAGCGGAACTTCGCGACTAAAGCCCATTCCACCATAAATTTGAATCGCTTCGTCGATAATTTGCGAAGCAGCTTCGGTGCAAAACAACTTGACCATCGATGATTCAAGCGTGGCTGGCTTTTTGGCATCAACTAAGGCCGCGCAGTGATAAACCATTTGCTCCATGGCATAGATTTTAGTGCGCATTTCGGCCAATTTGATCTGAATTGCTTGGAAATCGGCGATTGGGCGGCCAAATTGTTGGCGTTCAACGCTGTAGTGCAAGGCCAAATCGTAGGCTTCTTTGGCTGAGCCAAGCGCACTTGCCCCCAAACCACAGCGCCCAATATCCAGGGTTTTCATGGCAACGCCAAAGCCAGCCCCAATTTCGCCAAGTACATTTTTGGCGGGTACACGGCAATTTTCAAAGAAGATCGAGGCAGTATGCGAGGCTCGCAAGCCCATTTTTTCCTCGACTTTGCCAACTTTGAAGCCCGCGAAATCTTTTTCGACGATAAATGCGCTGATGCCGCCGCGTGCGCCGCGCTCGCGATTGGTCGAAGCAAACACCACAATCACATCGGCAAACGAGCCATTGGTGATCCACATCTTGCCGCCGTTGATGATCCAATCGTCGCCATCTTGGGTGGCGGTGGTGGTAATGCTGGCCGCATCGGAGCCGGCATTTGGCTCGGTGAGTGCCCAAGCGCCTAATAATTTGCCTTCATTGAGTTTGCTGAGATAGCGTGATTTTTGCTCATCGTTGCCCGATAGAAAAATCGACATGCCACAAAGCTGGGCGTGTGCACCGATAATTGTGCCAGTTGAGGCACAATAACGGTTGATTTCCTCTTGCAAAATACAATAGCCGACGATCCCTGCATCAGCGCCGCCGTACTCCTCGGGGAAGGGAATGCCGAGCAAGCCCAAATTACCAGCCTTGCGAATTGTCTCGAATGGCACACGTTCTGCTTCATCGACTTCGCGGGCAATCGGCTTAATTTCCTTGACCGCAAAATCGCGCACGGTTTCACGCAACATGCGTAGCTCTTCGTTGAGTTCCATCGGGGAAACCTCCTAATGTAAAGGATGAATTATGAGGGATGAAGGATGAAAAAGAAGGATGAAGGGTGAATTATGAGGGATGAATGATAGCCTACACACATATTTTGCTTGATATAAAATGTCAAGAGGCTCATAATGTATCTGTTTCATGCTAAAATATTGATGTGTCTAGTTTCGATTCATCCTTCATCCTTCATCCTTCATACTTACTATGTATCGTTTTCTGCAATTAATTGGCTCGCCAAGCGAGATTGGGCGCTATTTGGCGAGTGTGCTGCAACGCGTTGCCTCGCCGTTTCGCTCAAGCGCGTGGGAGCACGATTTGGCTTTTTTGGCCGAATGTGCGGCGATTATTCGGCATACCCATTCAGCCTTGTGGGATGAATTGGCGGCCTTCGCTGATGCCTTCGATGCCCCTGCTGAACGTAGTTTGTTTCTGCGGGCGGCGGCCTTGCCCCAAGCCTGTTCCGCCGTGGCTTGGCAACATTCCAGCGGCCAAATATTCGTTGGGCGTAACTACGATTTTTACATCAACATGCCAACCCGCGATTTGCTCTCCACCAGTAGCAGTTATGGCTATCAGCACATTGGCATGAATGGTGGCTTGGTTGGCGGGCGCTACGATGGCATCAATCAACATGGCTTGTTTGTTGGGCTGCATAAAGTGATGGCTGATCGGCAGGAGCACTTGCAACCAGGTGTGCCGTTTCATCTGCTGCCGCGCTTGGCTTTGGATTTATGTACCAACACCGCCGAAGTGATTAGCTTGTTTCGCCAATTGCCCCAGCTTTCATCCTTTAATTACACTGTTGCTGATCGTCATGGTCATTTCGCTCGTTTAGAGTGCTATCCTGGCCAGCCGATCGGCGTTTTAGAAGCGGATGGACTGCTCGCAACTACCAACCACTTTGATCACCCTGATTTAGTACGTTTGCAAGGCCGCCGCCAACGTGACGATTCCAAAGCTCGCGAAGCCTTTTTATGTACTGCTATCAGCCATGAACAGGGCGACCCTTGGTTACAAACCGCCCAAGCCATGAGCGATCATCAGGTGCCAGTTTGTTGTCATAAAGAATTTTCAAGCACGCTTTGGTCGGGTTTGTACGAATTGACCCAGCAACGGGTGGCCTATAGTTTTGGCGCACCCTGCCAAGTTGGCTATCGTGAATTGGAATTTTAGCTTTGTTTAACCACGAAGAACACGAAGTTTCACGAAGACTTGGTTAATGGTTCTTAGTGCGCTTCGTGTCCTTCGTGGTTTCAGCTTTACAACAACTCGAAAATGCCCGCAGCGCCCATACCACCGCCAATACACATCGTCACCATGCCGTAGCGGCCATTGCGGCGACGGAGTTCGTTGATGATTTGGACGGTCAGTTTCGCGCCAGTACAGCCGAGTGGGTGACCCAAGGCGATTGCGCCACCATTGACGTTGGTTTTGCTTTCGTCGATGCCAAGCTCGCGAATAACCGCCAAGGCTTGAGCACCAAAAGCCTCGTTCAATTCGATCAAATCGATGTCGCTGAGATTCAAGCCAGTTTTCTTCAAAACTTTGGGAATCGCCACGACGGGGCCAATGCCCATGACTTCAGGCCCAACGCCACCAACTGCAAAACCAATAAAGCGAGCCAATGGTTTTAGCCCAAGTTCATCGGCTTTTTGGCGGTTCATCAAGAGCACGGCGGCAGCGCCATCGCTGGTTTGCGATGAATTGCCAGCGGTGACTGTGCCTTTGGCATGGAACACCGGGCGCAATTTGGCCAAGCCCTCTAAGGTCGTGTCGCGGCGTGGACCTTCATCGACCTTGACGGTTGCCGTGCTGCGTTTGATTGCGCCGCCAGCTTCGGCCTCAGCAAACTCAACATCGACAGGCACAATTTCGTCAGCAAAGCGGCCTGCTTGAATTGCTTCGATCGCCTTCATATGCGAGCGATACGAGAAGGCATCGGCATCTTCGCGGCTAATGTTGAATTTGCGGGCAACATTTTCGGCGGTCAAGCCCATGTTGATGTAAATTTCGGGGTAGTGCTCGGCCATCCATGGGTTGGGTGCAAATTTGTTGCCCGACATTGGGACCATGCTCATCGATTCAGCGCCACCAGCGATGATCACATCAGCGCCGCCAGCCATAATTCGTTCAGCACCCAAGGCAATTGTTTGTAAGCCTGATGCGCAAAAACGATTGACGGTTTGAGCTGGCACATCGATTGGTAAGCCAGCGCGAAGCGATGCGATGC is part of the Chloroflexota bacterium genome and harbors:
- a CDS encoding alpha/beta hydrolase, giving the protein MSSFLADDQNPIFYSDTGGQKPAIIFIHGWTSAGSHWVGITTALRRWYRCIAIDLRGHGRTPGQGELTISRLAKDLHQLIEHLKLDKPTIVGWSMGGLTTFEYARQFGVANLKSIVLVDQTPCMQTSTEWTMGLFGAYTPDHITSMRQLFESQQRRVLRRFAMGVVHPNRTLLRFATWLTSPYRRNYDRKALLPLAEDMADRDYRDLLASMDVPILLCYGSQSWLYPGKVGEYLHEHLPQSTLIHFERSGHCPPFEEPVKFVRTLYQFMHQQLPTSA
- a CDS encoding single-stranded DNA-binding protein; amino-acid sequence: MNVKGTVNRVELIGWLGGEPTQRFLPSGVGVCDFSVATKRFGSKDEQGEQTFDTEWTTIEAWNGLGDICQDRLHKGSRVRVVGSLHTRSWEDKENGQRRSKTVVRADEVLFLDAYGNDE
- the topA gene encoding type I DNA topoisomerase; amino-acid sequence: MDHKLVIVESPAKAKTIQKYLGAGYRVMASMGHVRDLPKSKIGIDIDNDFTPVYEISEGKDKLIAELKREIKTADAIYLATDHDREGEAIAWHILQAANIGKRKPVYRITFNEITKDAIQHAIRNPREIDANLVDAQQARRVLDRLVGYKISPILWAKVRRGLSAGRVQSVAVRMVVEREREIEIFVPKEYWTIEVDLSPTGLKKLGKHDIFRAILHARNGKKLDKFAIPSKDTADAVLAALEGANYLVGTVTRKDKRRSPAPPFITSTLQQEASRKLGFSSKRTMQVAQKLYEGVDIGGKDGTVGLITYMRTDSTNVSVDAQTEARTLITELYGKEYAPAKPNIYKTKAKGAQEAHEAIRPTSVVRRPDQLKAALGRDEFRLYDLIWKRFMASQMAAAIFDSTSVDIGAGAGIKTAAGAPFTFRATGSVLKFNGFLAVYNVSLDEGDEDEDKEALLPPLNEGQALDLHDLFGEQHFTTPPPRYTEATLVKQMESEGIGRPSTYAPTISTIVAREYVELVEKKLMPTTLGRVVTDLLVEHFKDIVDYNFTSDMEQRLDDIAEGQRRWVPVLREFYDPFAVRLHAAETEMRNVKREEIKTELPCPQCGTHLVIKWGRNGEFLACSRYPECSWTGDLERDGDGGIHIASQPEIFGNTNCPECDNPMSLKKGRFGPFLACNNYPTCKGIRKVRAQGKDFVVIPPPKPTEEKCPKCNRPMVQKEGKFGPFLSCTGYPECRSIVRLTPNDAPTCPQCGEGKVVAKRARGGRTFFSCTRYPDCTYASNALPVAVSEEVA
- the cobS gene encoding adenosylcobinamide-GDP ribazoletransferase, with the translated sequence MVIKHLAEALRFLTILPIPGKPALSEQALVRSMVAFPLAGTLIGGLVVATWFGATWLWGATTGSLCAILTWGAITSGLHLDGIADSADALFSWRSRERKLEIMKDSRIGTMGAIALISILLLKWLFVLGCGDLAWRALIVAPTLGRWVDIIGIFWFPPAAEGGLGRTFHDHTRRSDFWWATSCAGLVATGLLWWWAGLIFAVVIVAIIIIARWMVRSLGGLTGDTYGALCEIAEMLVLAVVAALVNHQVL
- a CDS encoding acyl-CoA dehydrogenase family protein, yielding MELNEELRMLRETVRDFAVKEIKPIAREVDEAERVPFETIRKAGNLGLLGIPFPEEYGGADAGIVGYCILQEEINRYCASTGTIIGAHAQLCGMSIFLSGNDEQKSRYLSKLNEGKLLGAWALTEPNAGSDAASITTTATQDGDDWIINGGKMWITNGSFADVIVVFASTNRERGARGGISAFIVEKDFAGFKVGKVEEKMGLRASHTASIFFENCRVPAKNVLGEIGAGFGVAMKTLDIGRCGLGASALGSAKEAYDLALHYSVERQQFGRPIADFQAIQIKLAEMRTKIYAMEQMVYHCAALVDAKKPATLESSMVKLFCTEAASQIIDEAIQIYGGMGFSREVPLERMYRDARVTRIFEGTNEIQKYVIAGEELKKLGHKIKM
- a CDS encoding C45 family peptidase; this encodes MYRFLQLIGSPSEIGRYLASVLQRVASPFRSSAWEHDLAFLAECAAIIRHTHSALWDELAAFADAFDAPAERSLFLRAAALPQACSAVAWQHSSGQIFVGRNYDFYINMPTRDLLSTSSSYGYQHIGMNGGLVGGRYDGINQHGLFVGLHKVMADRQEHLQPGVPFHLLPRLALDLCTNTAEVISLFRQLPQLSSFNYTVADRHGHFARLECYPGQPIGVLEADGLLATTNHFDHPDLVRLQGRRQRDDSKAREAFLCTAISHEQGDPWLQTAQAMSDHQVPVCCHKEFSSTLWSGLYELTQQRVAYSFGAPCQVGYRELEF
- a CDS encoding acetyl-CoA C-acyltransferase yields the protein MNEAVIVAGARTAVGKSKRGMFRNSRPDDLAAAAIKAVVEQAPGLDPREIEDLILGCAMPEGEQGLNMARIASLRAGLPIDVPAQTVNRFCASGLQTIALGAERIMAGGADVIIAGGAESMSMVPMSGNKFAPNPWMAEHYPEIYINMGLTAENVARKFNISREDADAFSYRSHMKAIEAIQAGRFADEIVPVDVEFAEAEAGGAIKRSTATVKVDEGPRRDTTLEGLAKLRPVFHAKGTVTAGNSSQTSDGAAAVLLMNRQKADELGLKPLARFIGFAVGGVGPEVMGIGPVVAIPKVLKKTGLNLSDIDLIELNEAFGAQALAVIRELGIDESKTNVNGGAIALGHPLGCTGAKLTVQIINELRRRNGRYGMVTMCIGGGMGAAGIFELL